The Caldicellulosiruptoraceae bacterium PP1 genome has a segment encoding these proteins:
- the topA gene encoding type I DNA topoisomerase, translated as MKKLVIVESPAKAKTIAKYLGKDFKVEASMGHIRDLPKSKLGVDIEKNFEPQYINIRGKAEIINKLKKSAKEADKVFLATDPDREGEAISWHLAKILEIDPNEPCRITFNEITKNAVKESIKKPRSININLVDAQQARRVLDRLVGYKISPVLWEKVKSGLSAGRVQSVATRLVVEREEEINNFIPEEYWTIEAIFEKDKQKFSAKFYGDKKGKIELKNKEQVDKILADIKGKEFVVEKLKLGEKKKNPSPPFTTSTLQQEASRKLRFTPARTMMIAQQLYEGVEIKGEGNVALITYMRTDSLRISEEAQRNALDAIKTRFGEKYLPDSPRIYKSKKGAQDAHEAIRPTYIDRTPESLKDSLSNEQYKLYKLIYDRFLASQMASAIFDTINADLNVNGYIFKLSGSKLKFPGFMDVYIEGKDQDDEEENALLPEINQDDKLKAKKIDPKQHFTQPPPRYTEATLIKALEEKGIGRPSTYAPTIQTILERDYVTKEDRFLKPTELGIIVTNIMKEYFKDIVDIEFTAELEDSLDFIEEGKINWIDIVKKYYEPLEKELEIAKQNLQQVEVKEEETDIVCDKCGRNMVIKRGRFGKFLACPGYPECKNTKPLLKYIDVTCPKCSSRMVERRSKKGKIYYSCENTNCDTISWEKPQKNCPVCGNFMYLKGKKNERTLVCSNEQCGYKEEQTKKEEKI; from the coding sequence TTGAAAAAATTAGTTATAGTGGAGTCCCCAGCCAAAGCAAAAACAATAGCAAAGTATCTTGGTAAGGATTTTAAAGTTGAGGCTTCTATGGGACATATTAGGGATTTACCAAAAAGTAAATTAGGTGTTGATATAGAAAAAAACTTCGAGCCACAATATATTAATATACGTGGTAAAGCTGAGATAATAAACAAGCTTAAAAAAAGTGCAAAAGAAGCAGATAAGGTTTTTCTTGCTACTGACCCTGATAGAGAAGGGGAAGCAATTTCATGGCATCTTGCAAAGATTCTTGAAATTGATCCTAATGAGCCATGCAGAATTACCTTTAATGAAATTACAAAAAATGCAGTAAAGGAATCAATAAAAAAACCTCGTTCAATTAATATTAATCTTGTTGATGCTCAGCAAGCAAGAAGAGTATTAGATAGATTGGTTGGGTACAAAATAAGTCCTGTCCTTTGGGAAAAGGTAAAGAGTGGACTTTCTGCTGGTAGGGTCCAATCTGTTGCAACAAGACTTGTTGTGGAAAGAGAAGAAGAGATAAATAATTTTATACCAGAGGAATACTGGACTATTGAAGCTATATTTGAAAAAGATAAACAAAAGTTCAGTGCTAAGTTTTATGGCGATAAAAAAGGAAAGATTGAACTTAAAAATAAAGAACAAGTTGACAAAATATTAGCAGATATTAAAGGAAAGGAATTTGTTGTTGAAAAATTAAAACTAGGTGAAAAAAAGAAAAATCCTTCGCCACCATTTACAACAAGTACACTTCAACAAGAAGCATCGAGAAAACTAAGATTTACTCCGGCAAGAACAATGATGATTGCCCAGCAACTCTATGAAGGTGTTGAAATAAAAGGTGAAGGAAATGTTGCTTTAATAACATATATGAGAACAGACTCACTAAGAATTTCCGAAGAGGCACAAAGAAATGCATTGGATGCTATAAAAACAAGATTTGGTGAAAAGTACTTGCCAGATTCGCCAAGAATATATAAGTCCAAAAAAGGTGCCCAGGATGCCCATGAAGCAATAAGGCCAACATATATAGATAGAACACCTGAGTCCTTAAAAGATTCATTATCAAACGAGCAATATAAGCTATATAAATTGATATATGATAGATTTTTAGCTTCACAGATGGCAAGTGCCATATTTGATACAATAAATGCTGATTTAAATGTAAATGGTTATATTTTTAAACTTAGCGGTTCAAAGCTTAAGTTTCCTGGTTTTATGGATGTATACATCGAAGGGAAAGACCAAGATGATGAAGAAGAAAATGCGTTACTTCCAGAGATAAATCAAGATGATAAACTAAAAGCTAAAAAAATAGACCCCAAACAGCATTTTACACAACCACCGCCAAGATATACAGAAGCAACACTTATAAAAGCACTTGAAGAAAAAGGAATAGGTCGTCCAAGCACATATGCTCCTACTATACAAACAATACTTGAAAGAGATTATGTAACAAAAGAAGACAGATTTTTAAAACCTACCGAATTAGGCATAATTGTTACAAATATTATGAAGGAATATTTTAAGGATATTGTTGATATAGAATTTACTGCTGAACTTGAAGATAGCTTGGACTTTATCGAAGAAGGAAAAATAAACTGGATTGATATTGTTAAAAAATACTATGAACCGCTTGAAAAAGAACTAGAGATTGCAAAACAAAATCTCCAGCAAGTTGAAGTAAAGGAAGAAGAAACAGATATTGTTTGTGATAAATGTGGAAGGAACATGGTTATAAAAAGAGGCAGGTTTGGTAAGTTTTTAGCTTGTCCTGGCTATCCAGAATGTAAAAATACAAAACCACTTCTAAAGTATATAGATGTAACGTGCCCAAAATGTTCCTCGAGGATGGTTGAAAGAAGATCAAAAAAAGGTAAGATATATTATTCTTGTGAAAATACAAACTGCGACACAATCAGTTGGGAAAAACCACAAAAAAACTGTCCAGTATGTGGTAATTTTATGTATTTAAAAGGTAAGAAGAACGAAAGGACATTAGTCTGTTCAAATGAACAATGTGGATATAAAGAAGAGCAGACCAAAAAGGAGGAAAAAATTTAA
- the hslV gene encoding ATP-dependent protease subunit HslV, with translation MFEGTTIVGVKKGDKVAVAGDGQVTFSQNMIMKATAKKVRKLYNGNVLVGFAGSVADAITLCEKFEEKLEQNSGNLQKSAVELAKEWRQDKVLRKLEALLIAANKEHLFIISGSGEVVEPDDNVAAIGSGGAYALAAARALLNNTDLSASEIARKSLEIAADICIYTNNNITVIEL, from the coding sequence ATGTTTGAAGGGACTACAATAGTGGGTGTTAAAAAGGGGGACAAGGTAGCTGTTGCAGGCGATGGACAAGTTACATTTTCCCAAAATATGATAATGAAAGCAACAGCAAAAAAAGTCCGTAAATTATATAATGGAAACGTTTTGGTTGGATTTGCAGGTTCGGTAGCTGATGCGATTACGCTTTGTGAAAAGTTTGAAGAAAAGCTTGAACAAAATAGCGGCAATTTACAAAAAAGTGCTGTTGAGCTTGCAAAGGAATGGAGACAAGATAAGGTATTAAGAAAGCTTGAAGCATTACTTATTGCAGCAAATAAGGAGCACCTTTTCATAATCTCCGGAAGTGGTGAAGTTGTTGAACCAGATGATAATGTTGCAGCAATAGGTTCGGGTGGAGCATATGCTTTAGCTGCAGCAAGGGCACTTTTAAATAATACTGATTTATCTGCTTCTGAGATTGCAAGAAAGTCACTTGAGATTGCAGCTGATATATGTATATATACAAATAATAATATAACAGTAATTGAATTGTAG
- the flgC gene encoding flagellar basal body rod protein FlgC has protein sequence MGMFDSINISSSALNAQRVRMDVIAQNLANANTTRTEDGTPYRRKVVVFEERKTSFQEVLNNQINNNQISSGGVRVKAIIEDQSPFKRVYDPNHPDADKDGYVNMPNVDTVTEMVNMIEASRNYEANITALNITKSMISRSLEIGK, from the coding sequence ATGGGTATGTTTGATTCAATAAATATTTCATCATCAGCACTAAATGCACAGAGAGTTAGAATGGACGTAATAGCACAAAATTTAGCAAATGCAAATACAACAAGAACAGAGGATGGGACACCTTATAGAAGAAAGGTGGTTGTATTTGAAGAAAGAAAAACAAGTTTTCAAGAGGTTTTGAATAACCAAATAAATAATAATCAAATTTCATCAGGTGGAGTTAGAGTAAAAGCTATTATTGAAGATCAAAGCCCATTTAAGAGAGTCTATGATCCAAATCATCCTGATGCCGACAAAGACGGATATGTAAATATGCCCAATGTTGATACAGTTACAGAAATGGTAAATATGATTGAAGCAAGTAGAAACTACGAAGCAAATATAACAGCTCTTAACATTACAAAATCAATGATTTCACGTTCTCTTGAAATAGGCAAATAA
- the dprA gene encoding DNA-processing protein DprA, whose product MDIYAIWLYSINGIGPIRFRMIKERYNTIKNFYENRKDANQKFISEDAKKEIFKGDLSFAERIIEKCNKEDIHIIYEDDDIYPDDFKNYEDSPPIFYLKGDKEILKNTNKISIIGTRYPTYYGKKVATELSEMLAQNNIIIVSGMAKGIDTFAHTAALKYNKTIAVLGCGVDVVYPRENTKLYMDIIENGCVLSEYPPETKPDKGNFPQRNRIISMLSDILVVVEAPLKSGIFSTVDAALDQGKDIYVVPGNITSPKSAGTNKLIREGAKVICSIDDFLQDIGITDLKNNDKNDQEQLTNDEKYILSLIETEGAMDVEKIAELSKRQISDILSILTMLEIKGKIQKERASKYIKI is encoded by the coding sequence ATGGATATCTATGCAATATGGCTATATTCAATAAATGGGATTGGGCCAATAAGGTTTAGGATGATAAAGGAAAGATATAATACAATAAAGAATTTTTATGAAAACAGGAAAGATGCTAACCAAAAATTTATTTCTGAAGATGCTAAAAAAGAGATTTTTAAAGGTGATTTATCTTTTGCAGAGAGGATAATAGAAAAATGCAACAAAGAAGATATTCATATAATCTATGAAGATGATGATATATATCCAGATGATTTCAAAAATTATGAAGATTCTCCACCTATATTTTATTTAAAGGGAGATAAAGAAATATTAAAAAATACAAATAAAATATCAATTATTGGAACAAGATATCCAACATATTATGGTAAGAAGGTTGCAACAGAGTTATCAGAAATGCTTGCACAGAATAATATAATAATAGTAAGTGGGATGGCAAAAGGTATTGATACTTTTGCTCACACTGCAGCACTTAAATACAACAAAACAATTGCGGTTTTAGGATGTGGAGTTGATGTAGTATATCCAAGAGAAAATACAAAACTATATATGGATATAATAGAAAATGGGTGTGTCTTATCTGAATACCCACCTGAAACAAAACCTGATAAAGGCAATTTTCCTCAAAGAAATAGAATAATTAGTATGTTAAGTGATATATTAGTTGTTGTAGAGGCACCACTGAAAAGCGGTATATTTTCAACTGTAGATGCAGCCTTAGATCAAGGGAAGGATATTTATGTAGTTCCAGGTAATATTACATCGCCAAAAAGTGCTGGGACAAACAAGCTTATTAGAGAAGGGGCAAAGGTTATATGCTCAATTGATGATTTTTTGCAGGATATTGGAATTACTGATTTAAAAAATAATGATAAAAATGATCAAGAACAATTGACAAATGATGAAAAATATATATTATCATTAATTGAGACTGAAGGGGCAATGGATGTTGAGAAAATTGCTGAATTATCAAAAAGGCAAATAAGTGATATACTTAGCATATTAACTATGCTCGAAATTAAAGGAAAAATACAAAAAGAGAGGGCATCTAAGTATATCAAGATATAG
- the flgB gene encoding flagellar basal body rod protein FlgB: protein MSNLFDKIDNFKKALDYSWKRNEIISNNIANADTPQYKAKDIDFEKFMSQAENNTFELITTEPQHIKEVSNDTYNEFIYNQNNPMRLDGNTVDVEQEMGNMIKNSLYFDGLSMQLSRSLNSLRNAITEGGRK from the coding sequence ATGTCGAATTTGTTTGATAAGATAGATAACTTTAAAAAAGCACTTGATTATTCTTGGAAAAGAAACGAAATAATATCAAATAATATTGCTAATGCTGATACACCTCAGTATAAGGCAAAAGATATAGATTTTGAAAAATTTATGAGTCAAGCAGAAAATAATACTTTTGAACTTATTACAACAGAGCCACAACATATTAAAGAAGTATCTAATGATACATATAATGAGTTTATTTATAATCAGAATAATCCAATGAGATTAGATGGCAATACGGTTGATGTAGAACAAGAAATGGGTAATATGATAAAAAACTCGTTATATTTTGATGGACTTAGCATGCAACTATCAAGAAGTTTAAATAGTCTTAGAAATGCTATTACAGAAGGAGGTAGGAAATAA
- the codY gene encoding GTP-sensing pleiotropic transcriptional regulator CodY codes for MPLDLLEKTRKISRLFSSYKKDAVSYPQISAILGDITTSNVYIIDRNGKILGKYINPFVFNSCDVFADELVGEKFNRFFRSIIDTRNNIKLADVFKLIGVTLDGVDDSCLCMIIPMSKAGEKVGTLFLLKHNESFNDEDTLIAEYCATLLSSELMNIIYEEIESENKKLEIIESALATLSSTEIDALIFIFDELKSSEGQLVASRIADKVGITRSVIVNALRKIESAELIETRSLGMKGTYIKITNDRLIQELKKYRSKL; via the coding sequence ATGCCATTGGATTTACTTGAGAAAACTCGAAAAATTAGCAGATTGTTTTCATCATACAAGAAGGACGCAGTATCATATCCACAAATAAGTGCAATATTAGGGGATATTACAACTTCAAATGTTTATATAATAGATAGAAATGGGAAAATTTTAGGGAAATATATAAATCCTTTTGTATTTAATTCCTGCGATGTTTTTGCTGATGAATTGGTTGGCGAAAAATTTAATAGATTTTTTAGGTCCATAATTGATACAAGAAATAATATCAAGCTTGCTGATGTGTTTAAATTAATTGGGGTTACATTAGATGGAGTGGATGATTCTTGCCTTTGCATGATTATTCCAATGAGTAAAGCTGGAGAGAAGGTTGGTACTTTATTTTTATTGAAACATAATGAATCATTCAACGATGAGGATACATTGATTGCCGAATATTGTGCTACATTACTTAGTTCAGAGCTTATGAATATTATTTATGAAGAAATTGAAAGTGAAAATAAAAAGCTTGAAATAATAGAATCTGCATTAGCTACTTTATCAAGCACCGAGATTGATGCACTTATATTTATCTTTGATGAACTAAAATCAAGCGAAGGCCAATTGGTAGCAAGTAGAATAGCTGATAAAGTAGGTATAACTCGATCAGTAATTGTAAATGCCTTAAGAAAGATTGAAAGTGCTGAACTTATTGAAACAAGGTCTTTAGGAATGAAAGGAACTTATATAAAAATAACAAACGATAGATTAATTCAAGAACTTAAAAAATATAGAAGCAAGCTTTAA
- the fliE gene encoding flagellar hook-basal body complex protein FliE — MAINPINSNVNSLNKINSSLLTQNTTDENQKDVSFIDYLYKAIEGVDSLQKEAEAQTELFISGRSQNPYDMAIASEKASLALSFTLQIRNKILDAYNEIMRMQV; from the coding sequence ATGGCAATAAATCCCATAAACAGTAATGTGAATTCTCTTAATAAAATTAATAGTTCTTTGTTAACACAGAATACCACTGATGAGAATCAAAAGGATGTGTCTTTTATTGATTATCTATATAAAGCAATAGAAGGGGTTGACAGTTTACAAAAAGAGGCAGAAGCACAAACAGAGCTTTTTATTTCAGGACGAAGTCAAAATCCATATGATATGGCAATAGCATCAGAAAAGGCGTCATTAGCATTATCATTTACATTACAGATAAGAAATAAAATACTTGATGCTTATAATGAAATAATGAGAATGCAGGTTTAA
- the trmFO gene encoding methylenetetrahydrofolate--tRNA-(uracil(54)-C(5))-methyltransferase (FADH(2)-oxidizing) TrmFO produces the protein MDFITVIGAGLAGVEAANIITKFGIKVKLYEMKPKKFTPAHHHEGFAELVCSNSLKSKLITNASGLLKEEMKVFNSIIMEAADYSSVEAGQALAVDRNIFSNYITDKLKNNKLIEVINDEVEEIPKDKMVIVATGPLTSEALLNDISRLLKQDNLYFFDAASPILTKESVDFSKAFFASRYQKGDDDYINCPMTKDEYLRFYNELINSEKIEVHDFEKDLLFEGCMPIEEMALRGVDTIRFGPLKPKGIIDPKTGKMPYAVVQLRKENKEGTLYNLVGFQTRLKWPEQKRVFRLIPGLENAEFVRYGVMHKNSYINSPKVLSKYLNLKEYPNIFFAGQITGVEGYIESASTGIIAGINASLILKGKQPIILPSTTCIGALIHYITEERENFQPMNSNYGIISVNEEISKMKDKDQRKIKIADKSLLTCRETYNIIKTLF, from the coding sequence GTGGACTTTATAACTGTAATAGGTGCTGGGCTTGCAGGTGTTGAAGCAGCAAATATAATAACTAAATTCGGCATAAAGGTTAAACTTTATGAGATGAAACCAAAGAAATTCACTCCTGCTCACCACCATGAAGGATTTGCTGAACTTGTATGTAGCAATTCACTGAAATCAAAGTTAATAACAAATGCTTCAGGGTTACTTAAAGAAGAAATGAAGGTTTTTAATTCAATTATTATGGAAGCAGCAGATTATTCAAGTGTGGAAGCTGGCCAAGCATTGGCTGTTGATAGAAATATATTTTCTAATTATATAACAGATAAATTAAAGAATAATAAACTCATTGAGGTTATCAATGATGAGGTTGAAGAAATTCCAAAAGACAAAATGGTAATTGTAGCAACAGGGCCTCTTACCTCAGAGGCTCTGTTGAATGATATTTCAAGATTATTAAAACAAGACAACCTATATTTTTTTGATGCAGCATCACCAATTTTAACAAAAGAAAGTGTTGATTTTTCAAAGGCATTTTTTGCCTCAAGATATCAAAAAGGTGATGACGACTATATAAACTGCCCAATGACAAAAGATGAATATTTAAGGTTTTATAATGAATTAATAAATTCAGAAAAGATTGAGGTTCATGACTTTGAAAAAGATCTTCTATTCGAAGGTTGTATGCCTATAGAAGAAATGGCTTTAAGGGGTGTTGACACAATAAGATTTGGTCCTCTAAAACCCAAAGGCATCATAGACCCAAAAACAGGTAAAATGCCATATGCAGTTGTGCAGCTTAGGAAAGAAAATAAAGAAGGGACATTATATAATCTTGTTGGATTTCAAACAAGACTTAAATGGCCAGAACAAAAAAGGGTATTTAGATTAATTCCCGGACTCGAAAATGCTGAGTTTGTAAGATATGGAGTTATGCACAAAAACTCATATATCAATTCTCCAAAGGTTTTAAGCAAGTATTTAAATTTGAAAGAATATCCCAATATCTTCTTTGCAGGGCAGATTACAGGTGTTGAAGGATATATAGAATCAGCATCAACAGGTATTATTGCAGGAATAAATGCAAGTTTAATATTAAAAGGAAAACAGCCAATAATTCTTCCATCAACCACTTGCATTGGTGCATTAATTCATTATATAACAGAAGAGAGAGAAAACTTTCAACCAATGAACTCAAACTATGGGATAATAAGTGTTAATGAGGAAATTTCTAAAATGAAGGATAAGGACCAAAGAAAAATAAAAATAGCTGATAAGTCTTTATTAACATGCAGAGAAACATATAATATTATAAAAACATTATTCTAG
- the hslU gene encoding ATP-dependent protease ATPase subunit HslU: protein MHELTPKEIVIELDKYIVGQNEAKRRVAVALRNRYRRSKLPNEIKEEIIPKNILMVGPTGVGKTEIARRLAKLVNAPFVKVEATKFTEVGYVGRDVDSMVRDLVENAISLVKNEYMEKMKERAKVLVEDRILEILVPTENKKAGFKNPFEALLGTSSQETEVYTASEDFVRNQREFLREKLRNGELEDRIIEIEVEDSVKPPFEMIMGTITEEMGVSFQDIMGSLFPKKKKKKRMPIKEARPILEQEEYQKLIDMDEVTKEAIKRAEEHGIIFIDEIDKIAGRGSTSGPDVSREGVQRDILPIVEGSTVTTKYGPVKTDHILFIAAGAFHVAKVSDLIPELQGRFPVVVELNSLTEEDFKKILTQPKNAILKQYIELMKTENVNIEFTEDAIDALAKVSVKINEQNENIGARRLHTVVEKLMEDISFEYANLDEIVNLTIDGQFVYSKISDMLKDKDLSRFII, encoded by the coding sequence ATGCATGAACTTACACCAAAAGAAATAGTAATTGAGTTAGATAAATATATAGTTGGGCAAAATGAGGCAAAAAGAAGGGTTGCAGTTGCATTAAGAAATAGATATAGAAGATCAAAATTGCCTAATGAAATTAAGGAAGAGATAATACCCAAGAATATCTTGATGGTTGGTCCTACTGGTGTTGGTAAAACAGAGATAGCAAGAAGACTTGCAAAGCTTGTTAATGCACCTTTCGTCAAGGTTGAAGCTACTAAGTTTACAGAGGTTGGCTATGTAGGTAGAGATGTTGACTCAATGGTGAGAGACCTTGTTGAAAATGCCATTTCACTTGTAAAGAATGAATATATGGAAAAAATGAAAGAAAGAGCAAAGGTACTTGTCGAGGATAGAATACTTGAAATATTAGTACCAACTGAAAATAAAAAAGCTGGCTTTAAAAACCCATTTGAAGCTTTGCTTGGAACATCTTCACAAGAAACAGAGGTTTACACTGCATCAGAAGACTTTGTTAGAAATCAAAGAGAATTTTTAAGAGAAAAGTTAAGAAACGGTGAACTCGAAGATAGGATAATTGAAATAGAAGTTGAAGATTCTGTGAAGCCACCATTTGAAATGATAATGGGCACAATTACAGAAGAAATGGGTGTATCATTTCAAGATATCATGGGAAGTTTATTTCCAAAAAAGAAAAAGAAAAAAAGAATGCCAATAAAGGAAGCAAGACCAATTCTTGAACAAGAAGAATACCAAAAGCTTATTGATATGGATGAAGTTACAAAAGAAGCCATAAAACGTGCAGAAGAACACGGGATTATTTTTATAGATGAGATTGATAAAATTGCCGGAAGAGGTTCAACTTCAGGCCCAGATGTATCAAGAGAAGGAGTTCAAAGGGATATACTACCTATTGTCGAAGGAAGTACTGTTACAACAAAATACGGCCCTGTTAAAACAGATCATATTCTTTTTATTGCAGCCGGTGCATTCCATGTTGCTAAAGTATCTGACTTAATACCAGAGCTTCAAGGAAGATTTCCAGTTGTTGTTGAACTAAATAGCTTAACTGAAGAAGATTTTAAAAAGATATTAACACAACCAAAAAATGCAATACTAAAGCAATATATCGAGCTTATGAAAACTGAAAATGTAAACATAGAGTTTACAGAGGACGCAATTGATGCTTTAGCAAAGGTTTCTGTAAAAATAAATGAACAGAATGAAAATATTGGTGCAAGAAGGCTTCATACAGTTGTTGAAAAGCTTATGGAAGATATATCTTTTGAGTATGCAAATCTTGATGAAATAGTAAATTTAACAATTGATGGGCAATTTGTATATAGCAAGATATCAGACATGCTTAAAGACAAGGATTTAAGCAGATTTATTATATAA